The following proteins are encoded in a genomic region of Cyclonatronum proteinivorum:
- a CDS encoding glycoside hydrolase family 13 protein, producing the protein MMIRKFVLGLLFFSLCAVSAMAQRPAIERVEPPHWWIGFNQTQVQLLVHGPNIGNTRVNFDYPGVDLVRMVKTENPNYLFVYLNITDEAEPGTITLHFDDGRRTLRYDYEIKARLGSDGRHQGFDSSDVIYLLMPDRFANGDPTIDNIPGMIEGVDMDEPFARKGGDIQGILDNLDYIKDLGMTAIWLNPIFENDMPYNYAIGAGFYHGYAATDMYRVDRRFGSNEDFRTLVNTSQEMGMKVIMDKIHNHVGTHHWFIKDLPSADWIHDQEVYGNTSFRTNTIMDPYASVSDFNSTVRAWFVDEMPDLDQRNPLVADYLIQNTLWWIEEFGIDGIRMDTHAYPYPEYMAEWTRIVLDEYPTFNIVGEVWMPDVPTTAWWQFDSRISGDYNSHLPSVTDFPLFNAIARGLNEDPGWESGLTRIYYTLGQDFLYTDPLLNVIFVDNHDLTRFADIVNRDPGKFKMGLSLIYTTRGIPQIFYGTEIMMDQQGMWNDPGKRHPFPGGWPGDEINAFTHEGRVQLGEELGLPVAEMHEFVRTLTHWRNGAEVIHNGRLRHFIPEENIYVYFRYNEDARVMVILNGQDETQQLDMSRFIELTEGFTTGTDVSTGREVPLHGSISLSPLESLILEME; encoded by the coding sequence ATGATGATCAGAAAGTTCGTCTTAGGTTTATTGTTCTTCTCTCTTTGTGCCGTTTCTGCGATGGCACAGCGTCCGGCCATTGAGCGGGTAGAGCCGCCTCACTGGTGGATCGGATTTAATCAAACGCAGGTACAGTTGCTGGTACACGGTCCAAACATTGGAAATACAAGGGTTAATTTTGATTATCCGGGGGTTGATCTCGTTCGTATGGTCAAAACTGAAAATCCGAACTATCTTTTCGTGTACCTCAATATCACGGATGAAGCGGAGCCCGGAACCATTACCCTTCATTTTGACGATGGTCGCCGGACCCTTCGCTACGACTATGAGATCAAGGCCCGCCTGGGCTCGGATGGGCGCCATCAGGGTTTCGACAGCAGCGATGTGATCTACCTCCTCATGCCCGATCGCTTTGCCAACGGTGATCCTACCATTGACAACATTCCGGGCATGATCGAAGGCGTAGATATGGATGAGCCTTTTGCCCGTAAAGGCGGCGACATTCAGGGCATTCTCGATAATCTCGACTACATCAAAGATCTTGGGATGACGGCCATCTGGCTTAACCCCATCTTCGAGAACGACATGCCCTACAATTACGCGATTGGCGCAGGCTTCTATCACGGATACGCCGCTACTGATATGTACCGCGTGGACCGCCGCTTCGGCTCCAATGAAGATTTCCGTACCCTCGTAAATACCTCGCAGGAAATGGGCATGAAGGTGATTATGGATAAAATTCACAATCACGTGGGTACCCATCACTGGTTCATCAAAGACCTGCCCTCAGCGGACTGGATTCACGATCAGGAAGTCTATGGCAACACTTCATTCCGCACGAACACCATCATGGACCCGTATGCTTCCGTCAGTGATTTCAACAGCACTGTCCGGGCCTGGTTTGTGGATGAAATGCCCGATCTCGATCAGCGCAACCCGCTTGTAGCCGACTACCTCATCCAAAACACCCTGTGGTGGATTGAAGAGTTCGGAATAGACGGTATCCGCATGGATACGCACGCCTACCCTTACCCCGAGTACATGGCGGAATGGACCCGCATTGTGCTCGATGAATACCCGACCTTCAACATCGTTGGTGAAGTGTGGATGCCGGACGTGCCTACTACGGCCTGGTGGCAGTTCGACTCCCGTATTTCCGGCGATTACAATTCGCACCTGCCGAGCGTCACCGATTTCCCGCTGTTTAATGCCATAGCGCGGGGCCTCAATGAAGATCCCGGCTGGGAAAGCGGCCTCACCCGCATTTACTACACCCTCGGACAGGATTTTCTCTACACCGACCCTCTTCTCAACGTCATTTTTGTGGACAATCACGACCTTACCCGTTTTGCGGATATTGTGAACCGCGATCCCGGCAAATTCAAAATGGGTCTCTCGCTGATATACACCACGCGCGGCATTCCGCAAATTTTCTACGGTACGGAAATCATGATGGATCAGCAGGGGATGTGGAATGATCCCGGTAAGCGGCACCCGTTTCCGGGCGGATGGCCGGGCGATGAAATCAATGCTTTCACGCACGAAGGCCGTGTGCAGCTGGGCGAAGAGCTGGGACTCCCTGTTGCCGAAATGCACGAATTTGTACGCACGCTCACACACTGGCGGAACGGGGCGGAAGTAATTCACAACGGGCGCCTGCGACACTTCATCCCGGAAGAGAACATCTACGTGTACTTCCGCTACAACGAAGATGCCCGGGTGATGGTCATCCTCAACGGGCAGGACGAAACACAACAGCTCGATATGAGCCGCTTCATTGAGCTAACGGAAGGCTTCACAACCGGCACGGATGTAAGCACAGGCCGCGAAGTACCGCTGCACGGCAGCATATCCCTAAGCCCGCTCGAATCCCTGATTCTGGAGATGGAGTAG
- a CDS encoding DUF4175 family protein has protein sequence MSTPTSTHPRIAYYRNLAEKAWIKANRQRKLAVAFGGLSGFLSIFLILMLIEQSAWLSPLLKTSLWFAGLSAGAVTAWLLLQKLPAPERITFSRRLTKQTQLEELRYLIDLEKEQSGTSASLREAAIAHNIGRLEAIDARPEDNVQLRITRFLGATPAAVLLRRTGLIFAALLFINAFYAGFNEGVATRSLAFFSAYERPNPFTFTVAPGTTTVEQGGRFFVQVDFEGERPESVGLLLRTQVEERFRNIPLEMTSPGRFVSAPQEIFEDSEYRITMDGFETSSYILTVSQIPRFRELVARVVPPSYTRLEPTRFTYPFSRIELPEGATLELEGVTNKTLAQAELLRANPADTTEARIPLQPSNPSEPTRFAHSLQITDPDTLRFSLTDADGLENRNPFNFSLRVIRDQHPTVRIVQPEAVIQKRNPRDITLRVEARDDYGISGMFLRYEVREGFSDEVRSGSVRISGSAPASANLSYDWDLTGLNLQSADEVVYWVEVFDNDEINGPKSAESGRNVIRAASLAESLLQQEEQEDEVQQRLDDLSRQQQEAREDLQQLRENIIQNPDQSWEQERLTEEMMGRQEEVSEQLQQLQQEFEQMRSEIMQDDTISEDTRRLYEELQQLMEEIDDPKIMELMERLQESFQNMDQQQIREALENLEFNERNYQERLERTVELFKQLRLNADMDRTAALLEELAQQEERLMEMEDTEAQQQQQESIQEELDRLQEKMERMAEQSPARQQARMDELSQQMQEQMQQVQEQIQENIDQLGDPGSSPQDSREQQEQIRDQLRDMSQQMAQARSQMNQERINVNIAALKSIFQSMLTLSEAQEDQNQETLRLEANSIAFVQQARSQRNIASNFAMVVDSLYQVAKEIPTFTNAALEHRLNVERVLSQSVDYLRERNRNQATTAERMALGGLNQLTGMVADLLDQLDMDGDGDNGGCGGMSAEQMLEQMEQMGEQQQQLNQQIQDFINDIAGDRLTQEQMERLDQMARQQNEIRRQLQEMQQRGALRPGDRLLSEFERMLEEMEDTINDLRGGSTDDILVERQQNILSRMLETQRAFDQRDESEERRGISAEDIELSEPPEMTLEELEREIRRRLQDPDQTRFSEDYQQLIRIYFQILQELEGEELTLPD, from the coding sequence TTGAGTACACCTACTTCTACCCATCCCCGCATAGCCTACTACCGAAACCTTGCTGAAAAAGCCTGGATTAAAGCAAACCGTCAGCGGAAACTGGCGGTAGCATTCGGCGGACTCTCCGGTTTTCTGAGTATCTTTTTGATTCTCATGCTGATTGAGCAATCTGCATGGCTCTCCCCTCTGCTCAAAACAAGTCTCTGGTTTGCGGGACTTTCTGCCGGAGCTGTGACCGCCTGGCTGCTGCTGCAAAAACTACCGGCGCCGGAACGTATTACGTTTAGCCGCAGGCTGACCAAACAGACACAGCTTGAAGAACTGCGCTATCTGATTGATCTCGAGAAGGAACAGTCGGGGACCTCCGCAAGTCTGCGCGAAGCCGCCATAGCTCATAACATCGGCAGGCTGGAAGCCATTGACGCCCGGCCCGAAGACAACGTGCAACTGCGCATAACCCGTTTTCTGGGCGCTACACCGGCAGCCGTACTGCTCCGCCGGACCGGTCTCATTTTCGCCGCACTCTTGTTCATCAATGCATTTTATGCTGGTTTTAATGAAGGGGTCGCAACGCGCTCCCTGGCTTTTTTCAGCGCCTATGAAAGGCCGAATCCATTTACGTTTACAGTAGCGCCCGGCACCACAACGGTCGAACAGGGCGGACGCTTTTTTGTGCAGGTAGATTTTGAAGGGGAACGTCCCGAAAGTGTCGGACTGCTGCTCCGCACACAGGTTGAAGAACGCTTTCGCAACATTCCGCTGGAAATGACCTCGCCGGGACGCTTCGTTTCTGCCCCACAGGAGATTTTCGAAGACTCTGAATACCGCATTACGATGGATGGCTTCGAGACCTCATCATACATTCTTACAGTATCCCAAATCCCGCGGTTCAGGGAACTCGTTGCGCGGGTTGTGCCGCCCTCCTACACCCGGCTTGAGCCCACGCGTTTTACGTATCCTTTCTCCCGGATTGAGCTTCCGGAAGGCGCAACGCTCGAACTTGAAGGCGTGACCAACAAAACACTTGCGCAAGCTGAACTGCTACGCGCAAACCCGGCTGATACGACCGAAGCACGCATCCCCCTGCAGCCTTCAAACCCGTCGGAACCCACCCGTTTCGCCCACAGCCTGCAAATCACCGATCCTGACACCCTGCGCTTCAGCCTCACCGACGCAGACGGGCTTGAAAACCGGAATCCGTTCAACTTCAGCCTGCGGGTAATCCGCGATCAGCACCCGACCGTGCGTATAGTGCAGCCTGAGGCGGTTATCCAAAAACGCAACCCGCGTGACATCACCCTTCGCGTAGAAGCCCGCGACGACTACGGCATTTCCGGGATGTTTCTCCGCTATGAGGTACGGGAAGGCTTCAGCGATGAGGTGCGCAGCGGCTCTGTGCGCATATCCGGTTCGGCACCGGCCTCTGCCAACCTGAGCTACGACTGGGACCTCACAGGGCTGAACCTGCAATCGGCTGATGAGGTCGTTTACTGGGTTGAGGTCTTTGACAATGATGAAATTAACGGCCCGAAATCGGCTGAATCAGGCCGAAATGTGATCAGGGCAGCTTCACTTGCCGAAAGCCTGCTGCAGCAGGAAGAACAGGAAGACGAAGTACAACAGCGTCTTGATGACCTCAGTCGTCAGCAGCAGGAAGCGAGGGAAGACTTACAGCAGCTGCGTGAAAACATCATTCAGAATCCGGACCAAAGCTGGGAACAGGAACGCCTGACGGAAGAAATGATGGGACGTCAGGAGGAAGTGTCTGAGCAATTGCAGCAGCTGCAGCAGGAATTTGAGCAAATGCGCTCTGAAATTATGCAGGATGACACCATCAGTGAGGATACCCGCAGGCTGTACGAAGAACTGCAGCAGCTGATGGAAGAAATTGATGATCCCAAGATCATGGAGCTGATGGAGCGCCTGCAGGAGAGTTTCCAAAACATGGATCAGCAGCAGATTCGGGAAGCCCTTGAAAACCTGGAGTTTAATGAGCGCAACTATCAGGAGCGGCTTGAACGGACCGTAGAACTGTTCAAGCAGCTGCGCCTGAATGCCGACATGGACCGCACTGCAGCCCTGCTCGAAGAACTTGCACAGCAGGAAGAGCGGCTCATGGAAATGGAAGACACTGAAGCACAGCAGCAGCAACAGGAAAGCATTCAGGAGGAACTCGACCGCCTGCAGGAAAAAATGGAACGCATGGCCGAACAGTCTCCTGCCCGGCAGCAGGCCCGCATGGATGAACTTTCACAGCAAATGCAGGAGCAAATGCAGCAGGTGCAGGAACAGATTCAGGAAAACATCGATCAGCTTGGTGACCCGGGCAGCAGTCCGCAGGATAGCCGCGAACAGCAGGAACAAATCCGGGATCAGCTGCGGGATATGAGTCAGCAGATGGCACAAGCCCGCTCACAGATGAATCAGGAACGCATCAACGTCAATATTGCAGCGCTGAAATCCATCTTCCAAAGCATGCTGACGCTCTCAGAAGCGCAGGAAGATCAGAATCAGGAAACACTCCGGCTGGAAGCCAACAGCATTGCCTTTGTGCAGCAGGCGCGGTCACAGCGCAATATTGCGTCCAATTTTGCTATGGTCGTGGACAGCCTGTATCAGGTTGCCAAAGAAATTCCCACTTTCACCAATGCCGCGCTGGAGCACCGCCTGAATGTGGAGCGGGTGCTTTCCCAAAGTGTAGATTACCTGCGGGAGAGAAACCGGAATCAGGCCACAACGGCTGAACGCATGGCCCTGGGCGGACTGAATCAGCTTACGGGCATGGTGGCCGATCTGCTCGATCAGCTTGACATGGACGGAGACGGAGATAACGGCGGTTGCGGCGGCATGTCGGCTGAGCAAATGCTGGAACAAATGGAGCAGATGGGTGAACAGCAGCAGCAGCTGAATCAGCAGATTCAGGATTTTATAAATGACATTGCCGGCGACCGGCTGACGCAGGAGCAGATGGAGCGGCTTGATCAGATGGCACGGCAACAGAACGAAATAAGGCGGCAGCTTCAGGAAATGCAGCAGCGCGGTGCGCTTCGCCCCGGAGACCGGCTGCTTAGCGAATTCGAACGTATGCTGGAAGAAATGGAAGACACCATCAACGACCTGCGCGGCGGCAGTACGGATGACATACTCGTGGAGCGTCAGCAAAATATTCTCTCGCGCATGCTGGAGACACAGCGCGCTTTCGATCAGCGGGACGAAAGCGAGGAACGCCGCGGCATTTCAGCCGAAGACATTGAGCTTTCAGAGCCCCCTGAAATGACGCTTGAGGAGCTTGAACGGGAAATCAGAAGGCGTTTACAAGATCCGGATCAAACGCGTTTCAGCGAAGATTATCAGCAGTTAATCCGGATTTATTTTCAGATTTTACAGGAACTTGAGGGCGAAGAACTCACGCTTCCTGACTGA
- a CDS encoding MerR family transcriptional regulator, giving the protein MEKLYYKISEVSQLTGIEPHVLRYWESVFDELNPAKNRAGNRIYSPRDLELIMELKVLIRDKQYSTSGAQKEIVARRRKKNKSADADAPDLFPESSELQRDLREVRLLLQQLLEKL; this is encoded by the coding sequence ATGGAAAAACTGTACTACAAAATCAGCGAGGTCAGTCAGCTTACCGGAATTGAACCGCACGTGCTGCGCTACTGGGAATCTGTCTTTGATGAACTGAACCCGGCCAAAAACAGGGCCGGCAACCGCATTTATAGCCCACGCGATCTCGAGCTGATTATGGAGCTAAAGGTTTTAATTCGCGACAAACAATACAGTACTTCCGGCGCGCAGAAAGAAATTGTTGCCCGGCGCCGCAAAAAAAACAAGTCAGCGGACGCCGATGCCCCGGACCTTTTTCCGGAAAGTTCTGAGCTGCAGCGAGATCTCCGGGAAGTCAGGCTGCTGTTACAACAGCTACTCGAAAAACTCTGA
- a CDS encoding DUF4159 domain-containing protein — protein sequence MTLHIAHIPIFMLLRNSRHPLSVLSLILLFLLLEVQTTKLVAAAPAADDELRVARLQYRGGGDWYNDPSALTNLIRFARQHIPLSLSERYDDVHIGSRDLHRYAFAFLTGHGNFVVNEAEAANVREFVDNGGFLYIDDDWGLDPYVQEFFRVTFPDDEVIELPHSHPIYHQVFSFPDGIPKIHQHTGKPAQAFGIFRNGRLAVLYTYETSLHDGWAYDVHDNPEEAVQASLRMGTNLLMYAFTSSR from the coding sequence TTGACCCTTCACATTGCTCACATCCCAATTTTTATGCTGCTCAGAAATTCCCGTCATCCGCTTTCCGTCTTATCACTCATCCTGCTTTTTTTGCTGCTTGAAGTGCAGACAACCAAGCTTGTTGCAGCCGCACCTGCTGCTGATGACGAACTGCGCGTTGCCCGGCTTCAGTACCGCGGTGGTGGAGACTGGTACAACGATCCATCTGCACTCACCAACCTTATCCGCTTTGCACGGCAGCACATCCCGCTGTCGCTGAGCGAGCGTTACGATGATGTGCACATCGGCAGCCGCGACCTGCACCGCTACGCCTTCGCATTCCTAACCGGGCACGGTAATTTTGTCGTCAATGAAGCTGAAGCGGCGAATGTGCGTGAATTCGTGGATAACGGCGGCTTCCTGTACATAGACGACGACTGGGGCCTTGATCCCTACGTGCAGGAGTTTTTCCGGGTAACCTTCCCCGATGATGAAGTCATTGAGCTTCCGCACAGCCATCCGATCTATCATCAGGTGTTCAGCTTTCCGGACGGCATTCCCAAAATCCATCAGCATACCGGCAAGCCTGCGCAGGCTTTCGGCATTTTCCGCAACGGACGTCTCGCTGTGCTCTACACCTATGAAACGAGCCTGCACGACGGCTGGGCTTATGATGTGCACGATAATCCCGAAGAAGCGGTTCAGGCGTCCCTGCGTATGGGCACCAACCTGCTGATGTATGCCTTTACAAGCTCCCGCTAA
- a CDS encoding MBL fold metallo-hydrolase gives MKLSSVQKGPFTLYTIETGRFKLDGGAMFGVIPKPMWEKKIPADDQNRIDMAMRSLLVKSEKTGRLYLIDNGSGDKFNEKMSAIYDFSYPYGTLQDSLAAHGFSPDDVTDIIFTHLHFDHCGGTTRFNKAGELELVFKNANYWVGAKHWATANSPNVRERASFFAQNLEPMRLSKRMKFTREGDEFEPGFSMTFVNGHSEGQQLPVIRTEGFSLVFAADLIPTAAHVSLPWVMGYDMRPADTLTEKEQLLKQWHDEGCYLFLEHDATHEVITLVQGKRYIESGESITLSDL, from the coding sequence ATGAAACTTTCTTCTGTTCAAAAAGGCCCCTTCACCCTGTATACCATTGAAACCGGACGCTTCAAACTCGACGGCGGTGCAATGTTTGGGGTCATCCCCAAGCCGATGTGGGAAAAGAAAATCCCGGCTGACGACCAAAACCGTATCGACATGGCCATGCGGTCGCTGCTCGTGAAATCGGAGAAAACCGGACGGCTGTATTTAATCGACAATGGCTCGGGCGATAAATTCAATGAGAAGATGTCAGCCATCTACGATTTCAGCTACCCGTATGGCACGCTGCAGGATTCCCTCGCGGCACATGGCTTCAGCCCTGACGACGTCACGGACATCATTTTCACACACCTGCATTTTGATCACTGCGGCGGAACTACGCGCTTCAACAAAGCCGGCGAGCTCGAACTCGTGTTCAAGAACGCCAACTACTGGGTCGGTGCCAAACACTGGGCTACGGCCAACAGTCCGAATGTGCGCGAACGGGCGTCTTTCTTTGCCCAAAACCTGGAACCCATGCGGCTGAGCAAGCGCATGAAATTCACCCGGGAAGGCGACGAATTTGAACCCGGCTTCAGCATGACTTTTGTGAACGGGCACAGCGAAGGCCAACAGCTGCCGGTCATCCGGACGGAAGGATTCAGCCTCGTATTTGCTGCCGACCTGATTCCAACGGCGGCCCACGTTTCCCTGCCCTGGGTGATGGGCTACGACATGCGCCCCGCTGATACCCTCACCGAAAAAGAACAGCTGCTCAAGCAATGGCACGATGAAGGCTGCTATCTCTTTCTGGAACACGACGCAACCCATGAAGTCATCACGCTTGTGCAGGGCAAGCGCTACATCGAGTCCGGAGAATCCATCACGCTATCCGATTTATAG
- a CDS encoding glycosyltransferase family 2 protein, which translates to METVSVVIPLLDEQDSLPELYEKLCEALRDTYAPEFIFVDDGSTDHSWQVIEQLCADDQRVKGIRFKRNYGKSTALHYGFQQASGQYVATIDADLQDDPAEIPLLIEQMKAQNLDLVSGWKRNRQDPFTKTLPSRLFNFVTRKVTGIPLHDFNCGLKVYRQEVVGRLELYGERHRYIPLLAWSDGYRGIGEKKVVHHPRKHGVSKFGVSRFIYGFLDLVTLIFINFYMQRPMHFFGTAGVLSVAAGSLITTYLVIMRLFYGEFLARRPLLLFGILLILLGFQFFSVGLFGEMMVRQKRDTRMVNVAETRNAESKDQVV; encoded by the coding sequence TTGGAAACCGTCAGTGTTGTAATACCACTTCTGGACGAACAAGACTCCCTGCCCGAGCTGTATGAAAAGCTCTGCGAGGCACTTCGGGACACGTATGCGCCGGAGTTTATTTTTGTGGATGACGGCTCAACAGATCATTCATGGCAGGTTATTGAGCAGTTATGTGCGGATGATCAGCGGGTTAAAGGGATACGCTTTAAAAGAAATTACGGCAAATCCACGGCCCTGCATTACGGCTTTCAGCAGGCAAGCGGACAATACGTAGCCACCATTGACGCAGACCTGCAGGATGACCCTGCCGAAATCCCGCTCCTGATCGAACAGATGAAGGCGCAAAACCTGGACCTGGTTTCCGGCTGGAAACGCAACCGTCAGGACCCCTTCACAAAAACGCTCCCTTCGCGGCTCTTCAATTTTGTCACCCGCAAGGTAACCGGCATCCCCCTGCACGATTTTAACTGCGGGCTCAAGGTGTACCGACAAGAAGTCGTGGGCCGGCTTGAGCTTTACGGCGAGCGGCACCGTTACATCCCCCTACTCGCCTGGTCAGACGGCTACCGCGGCATTGGGGAGAAAAAAGTAGTGCATCATCCCCGCAAGCACGGCGTCTCGAAATTTGGCGTTTCCCGGTTTATTTATGGCTTTTTGGATTTGGTTACGCTGATCTTCATCAATTTCTACATGCAGCGGCCCATGCACTTTTTCGGGACCGCGGGAGTACTTTCCGTCGCGGCAGGCTCGCTGATTACGACCTATCTGGTCATAATGCGGCTATTCTACGGAGAATTTCTGGCGCGCAGACCGCTGCTGCTTTTTGGGATTCTGCTCATATTACTGGGTTTTCAGTTTTTCTCGGTAGGCCTTTTCGGAGAGATGATGGTGCGCCAAAAGCGGGATACCCGCATGGTAAACGTCGCGGAAACCAGAAATGCGGAATCCAAAGATCAGGTTGTATGA
- a CDS encoding DUF3820 family protein: MELHPDPRFLIDLVNARMPYGRFEGSWLTDLPVFYLEWFERQGWPSGKLGQQLATMYEIKINGLTRLLPPLIREHRQSSSGD; the protein is encoded by the coding sequence ATGGAGCTGCACCCTGACCCTCGGTTTTTGATTGATCTCGTGAATGCGCGAATGCCCTACGGGCGGTTCGAAGGCAGCTGGCTCACAGATTTGCCGGTATTTTATTTGGAGTGGTTTGAAAGGCAGGGCTGGCCTTCCGGGAAACTGGGTCAGCAGCTTGCAACCATGTACGAAATCAAAATAAATGGTCTTACACGTTTGCTGCCGCCCCTCATCCGCGAGCACCGCCAAAGCAGCTCCGGAGACTGA
- a CDS encoding LON peptidase substrate-binding domain-containing protein yields MSFIPLFPLQLVLFPGDKLPLHIFEPRYKEMVRECIEANLPFGIVSYIDKQVSRVGTFATILRLETEYDDGRMDIVTRGGDRFMTRNYSHSRSFLQGSVTSFHDEQELSTADEERLKKVLDRFEELAELASLRFENPNLANPKNAFGFGHIVGFDLAQKQNLLEIKSERERLTYVLEHIERSIPQLRGFQETRDLIKSNGHFREFPPLDFNL; encoded by the coding sequence ATGAGCTTCATCCCGCTTTTTCCCTTACAGCTTGTCTTATTTCCCGGCGATAAACTGCCGCTTCATATTTTTGAGCCGCGCTACAAAGAAATGGTTCGGGAGTGTATTGAAGCCAACCTGCCCTTTGGCATTGTCAGCTATATTGATAAACAGGTTTCCCGGGTAGGCACTTTCGCGACTATTTTGCGCCTTGAAACTGAGTACGACGACGGCCGCATGGATATCGTTACCCGCGGCGGTGACCGCTTCATGACCCGCAACTATTCGCACAGCCGCAGCTTTTTACAGGGGTCGGTGACCAGTTTTCACGATGAACAGGAACTCAGCACAGCTGATGAAGAGCGGCTGAAAAAGGTCCTGGACCGGTTTGAAGAACTGGCAGAACTCGCCAGCCTCCGGTTTGAAAACCCCAACCTGGCAAATCCCAAAAACGCATTCGGATTCGGACACATCGTTGGCTTCGACCTCGCGCAGAAGCAAAACCTTCTGGAAATCAAGTCAGAGCGCGAACGGCTCACCTACGTACTCGAACATATTGAGCGCTCCATCCCGCAGCTGCGTGGTTTTCAGGAAACCCGCGATCTGATTAAGTCCAACGGACACTTCCGCGAATTTCCTCCTCTCGATTTCAACCTGTGA
- a CDS encoding ATP-binding protein has product MALTGPRQSGKTTLARHLFADKPYSTLEDPETFQFATEDPRGFLASFPDGAVLDEIQRVPALFSYLQRILDESRAKGLFILTGSNNFLLQQNISQTLAGRVAYLNLLPFSLHELSQANASETDPKPEISFKPDSLMLNGFYPPVHDQQIPGPQWLPQYIRTYVERDVRQIRNITDLMAFDRFVKLVAGRNGQELNVTALALEAGIDQKTAQAWLSILVSSFVIFLLKPYHRNFNKTITKRPKLYFWDTGLVCALLGIRTTADLAQHPARGSLFESLIVSEVGKHFMHQGLEPRMYYWRDKSGRELDLILESGSTPIPIEIKAGMTVQPAFFRNIRYWQKLTDTPQAYIIYGGTQRQQRSDGARVIPWDQLTEILQAQLS; this is encoded by the coding sequence GTGGCATTAACAGGCCCGCGGCAATCCGGCAAGACGACTCTTGCCCGGCACCTGTTTGCAGACAAGCCCTATTCAACCCTCGAAGACCCGGAAACCTTTCAGTTTGCCACAGAAGATCCCCGCGGATTTCTTGCCTCCTTTCCTGACGGTGCTGTCCTCGATGAGATACAGCGGGTGCCTGCCTTGTTTTCATATTTGCAGCGCATTCTCGATGAAAGCCGCGCTAAAGGCCTGTTCATTTTAACAGGCTCCAACAACTTTCTCCTGCAGCAAAACATATCCCAAACCCTTGCCGGGCGCGTCGCCTACCTGAACTTGCTGCCCTTTTCCCTGCATGAGCTTTCGCAAGCCAACGCCAGTGAAACGGACCCAAAGCCGGAGATTTCATTTAAGCCTGATTCCCTCATGCTTAACGGCTTTTATCCGCCGGTACATGATCAGCAAATTCCCGGTCCGCAATGGCTGCCACAGTACATCCGCACCTACGTTGAGCGGGATGTCCGGCAAATCCGAAACATCACCGACCTCATGGCCTTCGACCGCTTTGTTAAGCTCGTTGCCGGCAGAAACGGACAGGAACTGAATGTAACCGCTTTGGCGCTGGAAGCCGGCATTGATCAGAAAACGGCTCAGGCCTGGCTCAGCATTCTGGTGAGCAGCTTTGTTATCTTTTTGCTCAAACCCTATCACCGGAACTTCAACAAAACCATCACCAAGCGCCCCAAACTGTATTTCTGGGATACAGGTCTTGTGTGCGCCTTGCTCGGTATTCGTACTACAGCTGACCTTGCACAGCACCCGGCGCGCGGAAGCCTGTTTGAATCCCTCATCGTTTCAGAAGTCGGGAAACACTTCATGCATCAGGGCCTCGAACCGCGCATGTACTACTGGCGCGACAAAAGCGGCCGCGAGCTCGATCTCATTCTCGAAAGCGGCAGCACCCCCATTCCCATAGAAATCAAAGCCGGCATGACCGTGCAACCGGCTTTTTTCAGGAACATCCGGTACTGGCAAAAGCTGACCGATACCCCGCAGGCCTACATCATTTACGGCGGCACACAGCGGCAGCAGCGCTCAGACGGAGCCCGGGTTATCCCATGGGATCAGCTTACCGAAATACTGCAGGCACAACTTAGCTAA